In the Sarcophilus harrisii chromosome 1, mSarHar1.11, whole genome shotgun sequence genome, one interval contains:
- the LOC100926550 gene encoding 5-beta-cholestane-3-alpha,7-alpha-diol 12-alpha-hydroxylase: MAFWASVLIVLVTTVLVVLYRLGALRQRRVNEPPLDKGLIPWLGHAMDMSRDASSFLKRMQERHGDIFTVQMAGRYVTFVTDPFSFDAVLKESRSRLDSSKLVFHLVFKAFDFRGQKCHGNIMQKSAPKYLMGTGLVGLTQAIMDNLQILMLEPDADKRPGPQQWKQEGLFQYCCNIVFRASYLALFGNLPINGKTGHAEDWLQSQKVFERFREFNSLFPSIIFSMLLPMEKKEIRRLRQFFWDILSPQHILERDDVSAWIRSAQEQQVEEGVSEKAQSQFNLLMLWVSSSNPGAASFWTLLFLLKNPEALKAVREEAEGVLRKMGQEMRPGGALITVEYSMLQQTPVLDSVMEETLRLVLTHFLLRTVKQDMILKMDGGKEYALRQGDEVSIFPFLFLHRDPEIYPDPTTFKYDRFLNPDGSRKVVFYKQGRKVKPHMLSWGAGTTVCPGRFFALNEMKMFVFMMVTQYDIELVDQDVKIPSVNRKLFGISAMQPIQDVQFQYRIRF, encoded by the coding sequence ATGGCGTTCTGGGCTTCTGTGCTCATAGTCCTGGTGACCACTGTCCTGGTAGTGCTGTACAGGTTGGGAGCCCTCCGCCAGAGGAGAGTCAATGAGCCCCCTCTGGACAAAGGCCTCATCCCCTGGCTGGGCCATGCCATGGACATGTCTAGGGATGCCTCCAGTTTCCTGAAGAGGATGCAAGAACGTCATGGGGACATCTTCACTGTCCAGATGGCTGGCAGATATGTCACCTTTGTCACAGATCCCTTCTCTTTTGATGCCGTCCTGAAGGAGAGCAGAAGCAGGCTGGACTCTTCCAAGTTAGTGTttcatttggtatttaaagcctttGATTTCCGAGGACAGAAATGTCATGGAAATATCATGCAGAAGTCTGCCCCAAAGTACTTGATGGGTACTGGATTAGTTGGTTTAACCCAGGCCATAATGGATAATCTGCAGATTCTGATGCTAGAGCCTGATGCTGATAAGAGACCAGGACCCCAGCAGTGGAAGCAGGAAGGGCTATTTCAATACTGCTGCAACATCGTCTTTAGAGCTAGTTACTTAGCTTTGTTTGGGAACCTACCTATTAATGGCAAGACAGGCCATGCTGAAGACTGGCTCCAATCCCAAAAGGTCTTTGAGAGATTCAGGGAAtttaattctctctttccctcaatcATTTTCTCTATGCTCTTGCcgatggagaagaaagaaataaggagactCAGACAATTCTTCTGGGATATTCTCTCTCCCCAGCACATCTTGGAGAGGGATGATGTGAGTGCATGGATCCGTTCTGCTCAGGAGCAGCAGGTTGAAGAGGGAGTATCTGAGAAAGCACAGAGCCAGTTTAACCTACTAATGCTTTGGGTTTCCAGTAGCAACCCAGGTGCTGCGTCCTTCTGgaccctcctcttcctcctgaaGAATCCTGAAGCTCTGAAGGCTGTGAGGGAGGAGGCAGAAGGAGTCCTCAGGAAAATGGGGCAGGAGATGAGACCAGGTGGGGCACTTATCACTGTTGAGTATAGCATGCTACAGCAGACCCCAGTGCTGGACAGTGTCATGGAAGAGACATTACGTCTGGTGCTTACCCATTTCTTGCTAAGGACTGTGAAGCAGGACATGATCCTGAAAATGGATGGTGGCAAGGAGTATGCCCTCCGCCAGGGCGATGAAGTGTccatcttccccttccttttcctccataGGGATCCAGAAATCTACCCAGACCCCACTACATTCAAATATGACCGTTTCCTGAACCCTGATGGCAGCAGAAAGGTAGTTTTCTACAAGCAAGGGAGAAAGGTCAAACCACACATGTTGTCATGGGGTGCCGGCACCACTGTCTGTCCTGGGAGATTCTTTGCCCTAAATGAGATGAAAATGTTTGTGTTCATGATGGTCACACAATATGACATAGAGTTAGTTGATCAGGATGTGAAGATCCCTTCAGTAAATAGGAAGCTATTCGGAATTAGTGCCATGCAGCCAATACAAGATGTCCAGTTCCAGTATCGAATACGCTTCTAG